One part of the Denticeps clupeoides chromosome 8, fDenClu1.1, whole genome shotgun sequence genome encodes these proteins:
- the tmem184ba gene encoding transmembrane protein 184ba, whose product MHKLWRRDVPMSDRFGESSPAGGSPGTPATELPAGPNISWLPEAPLLTPDQPIFLMTAAAQVVSGVFVWTALLFTCHQIYMHLRYYSSPNEQRHIVRILFIVPIYAFDSWLSLLFFTNDQYYVYFDTVRDCYEAFVIYNFLSLCYEYLGGESAIMAEIRGKPIESSCVYGTCCLRGRTYSIGFLRFCKQATLQFCVVKPLMAMITVILQAFGKYRDGDFNVASGYLYVTIIYNISVSLSLYALFLFYFSTRDLLSPYRPVLKFFMVKSVIFLSFWQGMLLAILEKCGAIPQISGVKVSVGEGTVAAGYQNFIICIEMFFAALALRHAFTYKVYMDKRLDPQGPFPDNGPNGHSAPMKSISSSLKETMNPGDMVQDAIHNFSPAYQQYTQQSTLEQGVPAPPVSRSHSTVTSRDNEKTFLLSSDDEF is encoded by the exons ATGCACAAGCTGTGGAGAAGAGATGTCCCCATGTCTGACCGTTTTGGGGAGTCCTCGCCCGCTGGAGGGTCTCCAGGGACCCCAGCTACTGAGCTCCCCGCCGGCCCCAACATCTCTTGGCTCCCGGAGGCTCCTCTGCTCACCCCGGACCAGCCGATCTTCCTCATGACCGCCGCGGCTCAGGTGGTGTCCGGGGTCTTTGTGTGGACGGCCTTGCTCTTCACCTGCCACCAG ATCTACATGCATCTACGCTACTACAGTTCCCCGAATGAGCAGAGGCACATCGTCCGCATCCTCTTCATCGTGCCCATCTACGCCTTCGACTCGTGGCTCAGCCTGCTGTTCTTCACCAACGATCAGTATTACGTGTACTTCGACACAGTGCGGGACTGCTATGAGG CATTCGTCATCTACAACTTCCTCAGTCTTTGCTATGAGTACCTGGGAGGGGAGAGTGCCATCATGGCCGAGATTAGAGGAAAGCCCATCGA GTCTAGCTGTGTCTACGGGACCTGCTGTCTCCGGGGTAGAACCTACTCCATTGGCTTTCTTAGATTTTGCAAGCAG GCCACCCTGCAGTTCTGCGTGGTGAAGCCCCTGATGGCGATGATAACGGTCATCCTCCAGGCTTTTGGGAAGTACCGGGACGGAGACTTCAA CGTGGCCAGCGGTTACCTCTACGTCACCATCATCTACAACATCTCCGTCAGCCTGTCGCTCTACGCACTCTTCCTCTTCTACTTCTCCACCCGAGACCTGCTGAGCCCCTACAGGCCCGTGCTGAAGTTCTTCATGGTCAAATCAGTCATCTTCCTGTCTTTCTGGCAAG GCATGCTGCTGGCCATCCTGGAGAAGTGCGGGGCCATCCCTCAGATCAGCGGCGTCAAGGTGTCAGTGGGCGAGGGCACGGTGGCTGCGGGCTACCAGAACTTCATCATCTGCATCGAGATGTTCTTCGCTGCCTTGGCCCTGCGTCACGCGTTCACCTACAAAGTCTACATGGACAAAAGACTCGACCCACAGG GGCCTTTTCCTGATAACGGACCGAATG GTCACTCCGCCCCAATGAAGAGCATCTCCAGCAGTTTGAAGGAGACCATGAACCCCGGTGACATGGTCCAGGATGCCATCCACAACTTCTCTCCAGCCTACCAGCAGTACACCCAGCAGTCCACCCTGGAGCAGGGCGTTCCTGCTCCGCCAGTCTCGCGTAGCCACAGCACCGTCACATCCCGCGACAACGAGAAGACCTTCCTCCTCAGCTCTGACGATGAGTTTTAA